In the genome of Fibrobacter sp., one region contains:
- the nadA gene encoding quinolinate synthase NadA: MTAEELYNRLKSIQPGAVLCTYSMEKVEQMLPIINEINELKKERDAVILAHSYVAPEIILGVADYDGDSFKLSQDATKVEAKTIVFSAVRFMGETAKILNPTKDVLIPGPLTGCSLADSITGAEVRALREKYPDHTFVCYINTTADVKANCDVCVTSSNVMKIVSSLENDKIVFVPDGLMGQNLIDEMKKRNIKKEIVLHSGCCYVHETYDSELINFFRSQNPGLKVVSHPECHPGVALLSDYVGSTGQMVTYIKDQPEGTPFLLLTECGLNARMQYEFPNKTFIGSCSMCKYMKSNSLENILETLRHPEKAQHVELDEATRVAAKKCIDAMFYYAAK, from the coding sequence ATGACCGCAGAAGAACTTTACAACCGTCTTAAGAGTATCCAGCCTGGCGCTGTCCTTTGCACCTATTCCATGGAAAAAGTGGAACAGATGCTTCCCATCATCAACGAAATCAACGAACTGAAGAAGGAACGCGACGCCGTCATTCTCGCCCACAGTTACGTTGCCCCAGAAATCATCCTGGGCGTTGCCGACTACGATGGCGACTCCTTCAAGCTGAGTCAGGACGCCACCAAGGTGGAAGCAAAGACCATCGTGTTCTCCGCAGTCCGTTTCATGGGCGAAACCGCAAAGATCTTGAACCCCACCAAGGACGTTCTGATTCCGGGTCCGCTGACCGGTTGTAGTCTCGCCGACTCCATTACCGGCGCCGAAGTCCGTGCACTCCGCGAAAAGTATCCGGACCACACCTTCGTCTGCTACATCAACACCACCGCCGACGTAAAGGCAAACTGCGACGTTTGCGTTACCAGCTCCAACGTGATGAAGATCGTAAGCTCTCTCGAAAACGACAAGATCGTGTTCGTTCCCGATGGACTCATGGGCCAGAACCTCATCGACGAAATGAAGAAGCGTAACATCAAGAAGGAAATCGTTCTCCACAGCGGTTGCTGCTACGTGCACGAAACCTACGATTCCGAACTGATCAACTTCTTCCGCAGCCAGAATCCGGGTCTGAAGGTGGTAAGCCACCCCGAATGCCACCCGGGTGTCGCTCTCCTCAGCGATTACGTGGGCAGCACCGGCCAGATGGTCACCTACATCAAGGACCAGCCCGAAGGCACCCCGTTCCTGCTCCTCACCGAATGCGGTCTCAATGCCCGCATGCAGTACGAATTCCCGAACAAGACTTTCATCGGCAGCTGCAGCATGTGCAAGTACATGAAGAGTAACTCCCTGGAAAACATCCTGGAAACCCTGCGCCATCCGGAAAAGGCCCAGCATGTGGAACTGGACGAAGCCACCCGCGTCGCCGCCAAGAAGTGCATCGACGCCATGTTCTATTACGCCGCCAAGTAG